One Chloroflexota bacterium genomic region harbors:
- a CDS encoding DUF2088 domain-containing protein encodes MDLPRAPLPRMVRVRQELPDQHLADVAQAVRDALAAGGLKERVRPGQRIAITAGSRGISNIALVIKTCVEELRAAGAEPFVVPAMGSHGGATPEGQRAVLAEYGITEAEVGAPVLATMDTHIVGHLDDGSSCYMDLNAWNGDGVLVVGRVKAHTAFRADIESGLCKMLAIGLGKQRGAETNHARGLARTIPEVASVLLASGKVTMGLGLVENAYHKLHTVRATGPEGFHETDRSLLMLANELLPRVPFQELDLLIVDQIGKNVSGSGMDYNIVGMWRRIGGPRTPNYTRIAVLGITPQSEGNGMGMGIANFTTQRLFDQLDLQMTYMNGLTANAYDAIKIPIILPSDREACEAALKAALTTAPPRVVWIRNTLELDEMLVSEALLPEVSEIAALRAQGNPADFAVTADGSFVRDGGRVLLATERAAVSV; translated from the coding sequence ATGGATCTGCCCCGCGCTCCACTGCCTCGGATGGTGCGTGTCCGCCAGGAGCTGCCGGACCAGCACCTGGCCGATGTGGCTCAGGCCGTTCGTGATGCCCTGGCCGCCGGCGGCCTGAAGGAGCGGGTGCGGCCAGGGCAGCGCATCGCCATCACGGCCGGCAGCCGGGGCATCTCGAACATCGCGCTGGTCATCAAGACCTGTGTCGAAGAGCTGCGGGCAGCCGGAGCCGAGCCGTTCGTGGTGCCGGCGATGGGCAGCCACGGCGGCGCGACCCCGGAGGGCCAGCGGGCCGTCCTGGCCGAGTACGGCATCACCGAGGCCGAGGTCGGCGCGCCGGTCCTGGCGACGATGGACACCCACATCGTCGGTCACCTGGACGATGGCTCATCCTGCTACATGGACTTGAACGCCTGGAACGGCGACGGCGTCCTGGTGGTCGGGCGGGTCAAGGCGCACACGGCCTTCCGCGCGGACATCGAGAGCGGCCTCTGCAAGATGCTGGCGATTGGCCTCGGCAAGCAGCGGGGCGCGGAGACCAATCACGCGCGCGGCCTCGCCCGGACCATCCCGGAAGTGGCCTCCGTGCTGCTGGCCAGCGGCAAGGTCACCATGGGCCTGGGCCTGGTGGAGAACGCCTACCACAAGCTGCACACGGTCCGCGCCACCGGCCCCGAGGGATTCCACGAGACGGACCGCTCGCTGCTGATGCTGGCCAACGAGCTGCTGCCGCGCGTGCCGTTCCAGGAGCTCGATCTGCTGATCGTGGATCAGATCGGCAAGAACGTCTCCGGCAGCGGCATGGACTACAACATCGTCGGGATGTGGCGGCGCATCGGCGGGCCGCGGACGCCGAACTACACCCGCATCGCCGTGCTCGGGATCACCCCGCAATCCGAGGGGAACGGCATGGGCATGGGCATCGCGAACTTCACGACCCAGCGCCTGTTCGATCAGCTCGACCTGCAGATGACCTACATGAACGGGCTGACGGCGAACGCCTACGACGCCATCAAGATCCCGATCATCCTGCCGAGCGACCGGGAAGCCTGCGAGGCCGCCCTCAAGGCGGCCCTGACCACCGCGCCGCCGCGCGTGGTGTGGATCAGGAACACGCTGGAGCTGGACGAGATGCTGGTCTCCGAGGCGCTGCTCCCCGAGGTGTCGGAGATCGCGGCGCTCCGGGCGCAGGGCAACCCGGCCGACTTCGCCGTGACTGCCGATGGCAGCTTCGTCCGCGACGGCGGCCGGGTGCTCCTGGCAACGGAGCGGGCGGCCGTCTCAGTCTGA
- the nrdR gene encoding transcriptional repressor NrdR — MRCPFCSSRDTRVLDKRDADDVSMTRRRRECQQCNGRFTTYERPEISTLIIVKKDGRRQPFNREKLRSSIQTACTKRPVSAEIIERMVDQIESALRKRDGLEVPSSVVGDLVIEGLRGLDQVAYIRFASVYRAFADVSSFEDELRKLLKN; from the coding sequence ATGCGCTGTCCATTCTGCTCGTCGCGCGATACGCGCGTGCTCGATAAGCGAGACGCCGACGATGTCTCCATGACGAGGCGCCGGCGCGAGTGCCAGCAGTGCAACGGTCGATTCACGACCTACGAGCGGCCGGAGATCTCCACACTCATCATTGTGAAGAAAGACGGCCGCCGGCAGCCTTTCAATCGTGAGAAACTGCGGTCCAGTATTCAGACCGCGTGCACCAAGCGGCCCGTCAGCGCCGAGATCATCGAGCGCATGGTCGATCAGATTGAGAGCGCCCTCCGCAAGCGAGATGGCCTTGAGGTGCCGAGCAGCGTGGTCGGCGATCTGGTGATCGAGGGCTTGCGCGGCCTCGACCAGGTCGCCTACATCCGTTTTGCATCAGTGTACCGTGCCTTTGCCGACGTATCGTCATTTGAGGACGAGCTGCGGAAGCTCCTCAAGAACTAA
- a CDS encoding HAD family hydrolase, with amino-acid sequence MSGERPFVTPRGFLVDLDGVVYHGDRVIPAAPGFFRFLRARGIPFLLTTNNSTLGPPQYVEKLARMDIQVGEHEVLASADATASFLQHEAPNGGRVYVIGESGLKGAVEAAGFTLADSDADFVVVGLDRELTFAKLTTAVRLVRAGARFVGPNPDTTLPTDDGIIPGAGSFHALIAAASGGIRPTIIGKPEPTMLLIGCERLGTTPAETAIIGDRLDTDIVGGYRAGVQTFLVLTGVSTREEAAAVDVQPERIFEDLPALQTAIDAAGQRSLGADVLRGDPA; translated from the coding sequence ATGAGTGGAGAGCGGCCGTTCGTGACGCCGCGTGGCTTCCTGGTGGACCTGGACGGCGTGGTGTACCACGGCGACCGCGTCATCCCGGCCGCGCCCGGGTTCTTTCGGTTCTTGCGGGCGCGCGGCATCCCGTTCCTGCTGACCACCAACAACTCGACGCTCGGGCCGCCGCAGTACGTCGAGAAGCTGGCGCGGATGGACATCCAGGTTGGCGAGCACGAGGTGCTGGCGAGCGCCGACGCCACGGCCAGCTTCCTGCAGCACGAAGCGCCGAACGGCGGCCGCGTCTACGTCATCGGCGAGTCGGGGCTGAAGGGGGCGGTTGAGGCGGCCGGCTTCACGCTGGCCGACTCGGATGCCGACTTCGTGGTGGTCGGCCTGGACCGCGAGCTGACGTTCGCCAAGCTGACAACGGCCGTCCGGCTGGTGCGGGCCGGCGCGCGGTTCGTCGGCCCGAATCCCGACACGACCCTGCCAACGGACGACGGCATCATCCCGGGGGCAGGCTCGTTTCACGCACTGATCGCCGCGGCCAGCGGCGGCATCCGCCCGACGATCATCGGGAAGCCGGAGCCGACGATGCTGCTGATCGGCTGCGAGCGGCTCGGGACCACGCCCGCCGAGACGGCGATCATCGGAGACCGCCTCGACACGGACATCGTGGGCGGCTACCGCGCCGGCGTGCAGACGTTCCTGGTGCTGACGGGCGTCTCGACCCGCGAGGAGGCCGCCGCCGTGGACGTGCAGCCCGAGCGCATCTTTGAGGACTTGCCGGCGCTCCAGACGGCCATCGACGCGGCCGGTCAACGCTCACTCGGTGCGGACGTACTCCGCGGCGACCCAGCCTGA
- a CDS encoding TIGR01906 family membrane protein: MSDAVAAEGLSSVPVAVRWLAAILFVVALPLFLILGNILDVASDRAFYESEFQKYRIREVTGLDDAQLMAVADRFIRYLREPSATLDVEITVNGARRPLFNAKEISHMVDVQKLFHLAGQARLVAGAILLLIPLLGIGLGGGPAFLPRLGMLLVAGGVATVVLLGLAGLLSLVDFTEAWTQFHHVAFSNDDWMLDPRTDYLIMLYPEGFWFDAVMKIAMQSALEAVVLGGIGVGIMYFGARR; this comes from the coding sequence GTGAGCGACGCCGTGGCCGCCGAGGGCCTCTCAAGCGTGCCCGTCGCCGTGCGCTGGCTGGCGGCCATCCTGTTCGTCGTCGCGCTGCCGCTGTTCCTGATCCTCGGAAACATCCTGGATGTGGCGAGCGACCGCGCCTTTTACGAGTCCGAGTTTCAGAAGTACCGCATCCGCGAGGTCACGGGCCTGGACGACGCCCAACTGATGGCCGTCGCCGACCGTTTCATCCGCTACCTGCGCGAGCCGAGCGCCACGCTGGACGTCGAGATCACCGTGAACGGCGCCCGGCGCCCCTTGTTCAACGCCAAAGAGATCAGCCACATGGTGGACGTCCAGAAGCTGTTTCACCTGGCCGGGCAGGCTCGGCTGGTGGCGGGCGCGATCTTGCTGCTGATCCCCCTGCTGGGGATCGGGCTGGGGGGCGGACCGGCGTTCCTGCCGCGGCTCGGGATGCTGCTGGTGGCGGGCGGCGTGGCGACGGTCGTGTTGCTAGGGCTGGCGGGGCTGCTCTCGCTGGTCGATTTCACCGAGGCGTGGACGCAGTTCCACCATGTCGCGTTCAGCAACGACGACTGGATGCTGGACCCCCGCACCGACTACCTGATCATGCTCTACCCTGAAGGCTTCTGGTTCGACGCGGTCATGAAGATCGCGATGCAGAGCGCACTGGAAGCCGTCGTGCTGGGCGGCATCGGGGTCGGGATCATGTACTTCGGAGCACGACGATGA
- a CDS encoding SH3 domain-containing protein, with the protein MSLLDRLRDQFGSGGNAGAAGPGSAAKRRGRTQAQPLTPGVRSYDASEPARPMARAQWIGLGLAAALAVALTAGLVFVIMSVIQPSSRPAPTPTALPVAIVSPTPNNSSLAEIFATLTPTPVVSPTVPRAPAIGQRLQVANTGNDGVNLRRDPGQNGERIKTVREGTVVDVIGPEQTIDGTIWRNVRDTQGDQGWIAANFLAAEGTVSSVAAVPGSEQQPSVSSTSAAAPAATPVPKPTSPGVAAAGAGRGQIGNTNGQGANIRSEPGSGGRILKTLTEGSNIEVLGPEREVDGQIWRQVRDSAGVTGWIIRGAVAPAGSVPTPVAPAATRAATTPQPAGATQAPAAPKPTTGTSGAPPTSAPAAPKPTTAPSTPNPNLPVIIQPATPRPSGGGAAPTATPRP; encoded by the coding sequence ATGAGTCTGCTCGACCGGCTTCGCGACCAGTTCGGCTCCGGCGGAAACGCCGGAGCGGCCGGCCCCGGCAGCGCTGCAAAGCGGCGCGGGCGCACGCAGGCTCAGCCGCTGACGCCAGGCGTCCGCAGCTACGACGCCTCCGAGCCAGCCCGCCCGATGGCCCGCGCACAGTGGATCGGGTTGGGCCTCGCCGCTGCGCTGGCCGTCGCACTGACGGCCGGGCTGGTCTTCGTGATCATGTCCGTCATCCAGCCGTCCAGCCGGCCGGCGCCCACGCCGACGGCGCTCCCGGTGGCCATCGTCTCCCCCACGCCGAACAACTCGTCGCTGGCCGAGATCTTCGCAACGCTCACGCCGACGCCCGTCGTCAGTCCGACCGTCCCACGCGCGCCCGCCATCGGGCAGCGGCTCCAGGTTGCCAATACCGGCAATGACGGCGTCAACCTCCGCCGTGACCCTGGTCAGAACGGCGAGCGGATCAAGACCGTTCGTGAAGGCACCGTCGTGGACGTGATCGGCCCGGAACAGACCATCGACGGCACCATCTGGCGGAACGTCCGCGACACCCAGGGCGACCAGGGTTGGATCGCTGCCAACTTCCTGGCCGCCGAGGGCACGGTCTCCTCGGTGGCGGCGGTCCCTGGCTCCGAACAGCAGCCGTCCGTCAGCAGCACCAGCGCCGCCGCGCCCGCCGCGACGCCAGTCCCGAAGCCGACGTCGCCGGGCGTGGCGGCGGCCGGGGCCGGTCGGGGACAGATCGGCAACACCAACGGCCAGGGCGCCAACATCCGCTCTGAGCCGGGCAGTGGCGGCCGAATCCTCAAGACCCTGACCGAAGGCTCGAACATCGAGGTGCTCGGCCCGGAGCGCGAGGTTGACGGGCAGATCTGGCGGCAGGTCCGCGACAGCGCCGGCGTCACCGGCTGGATCATTCGCGGGGCGGTCGCGCCGGCCGGCAGTGTGCCGACGCCCGTCGCACCCGCCGCCACACGGGCCGCCACCACCCCGCAGCCGGCCGGCGCGACGCAGGCCCCGGCCGCCCCGAAGCCGACGACCGGCACCAGCGGCGCGCCGCCGACGTCCGCGCCAGCCGCTCCCAAGCCGACGACGGCCCCGTCCACGCCGAACCCCAACCTGCCGGTCATCATCCAGCCGGCCACGCCGCGCCCATCCGGCGGGGGAGCCGCCCCCACGGCGACGCCGCGCCCGTAG
- a CDS encoding CPBP family intramembrane metalloprotease, whose translation MHGHDSEDRTPAAGTGGGVGTPDLTTPSSSDVRLPRVGQTWVGGRIAVIVAVLGLVGAALGGGVVAVVAQSGPSMDAILTAGITLVAIALLVGGLLLTAGGLGYYVLAPGFMGRAMAARGFGSHRLVIACTLLIALLANGPPLLWAAWAGRAGICTPAGLVTAALSVDAALLGVTYLRFIRPGVLTLADLGLDRTATVRHVGLGLLVGVSVLVISAMIQAAMSALGIRQTQLADLSCIRQFPLLGFFGVVFAGAILAPIAEEIYFRGYVFGSYLRTQRPVVAYAATGLIFAALHGNLPALLPILALSVVFCYAYQRTGSLVPSMVGHALNNTAAFCILYFTNAQV comes from the coding sequence ATGCACGGTCACGACTCTGAGGATCGCACGCCGGCTGCCGGGACTGGCGGTGGCGTCGGCACGCCCGATCTGACCACGCCCTCATCAAGCGATGTGCGGCTCCCACGGGTGGGCCAGACCTGGGTTGGCGGCCGGATCGCGGTGATCGTCGCCGTACTGGGACTGGTCGGGGCGGCGCTCGGGGGCGGGGTCGTGGCCGTCGTGGCGCAGTCCGGGCCGTCGATGGATGCCATCCTGACGGCGGGCATCACCCTGGTGGCCATCGCCCTGCTGGTCGGCGGGCTGCTGCTCACGGCGGGCGGCCTGGGCTACTACGTCCTTGCCCCCGGCTTTATGGGCCGCGCGATGGCTGCGCGCGGCTTCGGATCGCACCGGCTGGTCATCGCCTGCACGCTGCTCATCGCGCTGCTCGCGAACGGCCCGCCGCTGCTCTGGGCGGCCTGGGCCGGGCGCGCCGGCATCTGCACGCCGGCCGGCCTCGTGACGGCGGCGCTCTCGGTGGACGCTGCGCTGCTCGGCGTGACGTACCTGCGGTTCATCCGCCCGGGCGTCCTGACGCTCGCCGACCTCGGGCTTGACCGCACGGCGACCGTCCGCCACGTCGGGCTGGGCCTGCTGGTCGGCGTCTCGGTGCTGGTCATCAGCGCGATGATCCAGGCGGCCATGTCGGCGTTGGGCATCCGCCAGACCCAGCTTGCGGATCTCTCGTGCATCCGGCAGTTTCCGCTGCTCGGCTTCTTCGGCGTGGTCTTCGCCGGGGCGATACTCGCGCCCATCGCCGAGGAGATCTACTTTCGCGGGTACGTGTTCGGCAGCTACCTACGGACGCAGCGGCCCGTGGTAGCTTATGCCGCGACGGGCCTCATCTTTGCCGCGCTGCACGGTAACCTGCCCGCGCTCCTGCCGATTCTCGCGCTCAGCGTCGTGTTCTGCTACGCCTACCAGCGGACGGGCAGTCTCGTGCCGAGCATGGTGGGGCATGCGCTGAACAACACGGCGGCGTTCTGTATCCTGTACTTCACCAACGCCCAGGTCTGA
- a CDS encoding cellulase family glycosylhydrolase: MRRLATLLLSGLLSLTVVLQPGGTSAARAQSDEMVHGVIVDTTDPRSMKAAREAGFTHAKMVLYWPRIEPNPGQFRWQESDQNDLDNVIRAAQAEGIPLVLRVDEVPGWAGGSPGNADLGAVEAFYAAMAAHGKGKVVAYEILNEPNLPFEWGGPPDPAGYTRFLQAAYRGVKSQDPDAMIIGGGPSPNTGGYGGTIEDFDFLNGMYKAGAKGYMDALGVHNYGGNTEPERDPGDCGICFRRAELYRQLMVRNGDANTPIWATEFGWLMDPGRGLGQYDWMKVSPEQQADYVVRSYRYAQKNWPWMGGMLLSNLDASTSPYHQGPEDGLPWFAILNDDYSPRPAWTAFRDMRSEARNRSAAAPARTAAKPSASEAAAQEAAAAQASGPTVRVAGTDGQGVTLREKPGVAGRRLSVVPEGARLTVIGEDVQADGRTWRNVKTASGASGWVAAEYVRTE; this comes from the coding sequence GTGCGCCGACTCGCGACCCTGCTTCTGTCTGGCCTGCTCTCGTTGACCGTCGTGCTTCAACCCGGTGGCACATCTGCCGCCCGCGCCCAGTCCGACGAGATGGTGCACGGCGTCATCGTGGACACCACCGACCCCCGCAGCATGAAGGCGGCCCGTGAGGCCGGCTTCACCCACGCCAAGATGGTCCTGTACTGGCCGCGCATCGAGCCGAACCCGGGCCAGTTCCGCTGGCAGGAGTCGGACCAGAACGACCTCGACAACGTGATCCGCGCGGCCCAGGCCGAGGGCATCCCGCTGGTCCTGCGGGTAGACGAGGTGCCGGGCTGGGCGGGCGGCTCGCCGGGCAACGCTGACCTGGGCGCGGTCGAGGCGTTCTACGCAGCGATGGCCGCCCACGGGAAGGGGAAGGTCGTCGCCTACGAGATCCTGAACGAGCCGAACCTGCCGTTCGAGTGGGGTGGCCCGCCGGACCCGGCCGGCTACACGCGGTTCCTCCAGGCAGCCTATCGTGGGGTGAAGTCGCAGGATCCGGACGCGATGATTATCGGCGGCGGCCCCTCCCCGAACACCGGCGGCTACGGCGGGACCATTGAGGACTTCGACTTCTTGAACGGCATGTACAAGGCCGGCGCGAAGGGGTACATGGACGCGCTCGGGGTGCACAACTACGGCGGCAACACGGAACCAGAGCGCGACCCGGGCGATTGCGGCATCTGCTTCCGGCGCGCCGAGCTGTACCGGCAACTGATGGTTCGCAACGGCGACGCCAACACCCCGATCTGGGCCACCGAGTTCGGCTGGCTGATGGACCCCGGGCGCGGCCTGGGCCAGTACGACTGGATGAAGGTCAGCCCGGAGCAGCAGGCCGACTACGTCGTGCGCTCCTACCGCTACGCCCAGAAGAACTGGCCGTGGATGGGTGGGATGTTGCTCTCCAACCTGGACGCCAGCACGTCGCCGTACCACCAGGGGCCGGAGGACGGCCTGCCCTGGTTCGCGATCCTCAACGACGACTACTCGCCGCGCCCGGCCTGGACGGCGTTCCGCGACATGCGCTCCGAGGCGCGCAACCGGAGCGCGGCTGCCCCCGCACGCACGGCGGCGAAGCCATCGGCCAGCGAGGCGGCGGCCCAGGAGGCGGCAGCCGCGCAAGCGTCCGGCCCGACGGTCCGCGTGGCCGGCACGGACGGCCAGGGCGTGACCCTGCGGGAGAAGCCCGGCGTGGCCGGCCGGCGTCTGTCGGTGGTGCCCGAGGGCGCACGCCTCACGGTCATCGGCGAGGACGTTCAGGCGGACGGCCGCACCTGGCGAAACGTCAAGACGGCGTCCGGGGCGTCAGGCTGGGTCGCCGCGGAGTACGTCCGCACCGAGTGA